The following are encoded in a window of Seleniivibrio woodruffii genomic DNA:
- a CDS encoding 4Fe-4S dicluster domain-containing protein, whose translation MSKQLAFYFDQTRCMGCSTCVVACKSWNNVKPGKASWRKLSSKESGTFPDVKIFNLVMSCNHCANPACTAACPVGAIYKRDEDGIVIVNRDLCQSIKACAVACPYGAPQFADDASEPVKQASWAVAHPMQKCTMCWDRQAEGLQPSCVASCPQRALDFGTAEEIAAKYPTAVRTVVGFPQTDKDSNGNTLKSGDTVPSIFFKPKA comes from the coding sequence TAGCATTTTACTTTGATCAAACCAGATGCATGGGTTGCAGCACCTGTGTTGTGGCATGCAAAAGCTGGAATAATGTAAAACCCGGCAAAGCAAGCTGGAGAAAATTAAGTAGCAAAGAAAGCGGAACTTTTCCTGATGTGAAGATATTTAATCTCGTAATGTCATGCAACCACTGCGCCAATCCCGCATGTACGGCGGCTTGTCCCGTGGGTGCTATCTACAAGCGCGACGAGGATGGCATCGTAATAGTCAACCGTGACCTCTGCCAGTCCATCAAGGCCTGTGCTGTTGCGTGCCCCTACGGCGCACCTCAGTTTGCCGACGATGCAAGCGAACCTGTAAAACAGGCAAGCTGGGCAGTGGCTCACCCCATGCAGAAATGTACCATGTGCTGGGACAGACAGGCAGAAGGGCTTCAGCCTTCATGCGTAGCATCCTGTCCTCAGCGTGCGCTTGATTTCGGCACAGCCGAGGAGATAGCGGCGAAATATCCCACAGCGGTTCGCACTGTTGTAGGCTTCCCGCAGACCGACAAGGACTCCAACGGCAACACGCTTAAGTCC